One part of the Thiomicrospira cyclica ALM1 genome encodes these proteins:
- a CDS encoding YraN family protein, translating to MSISTTKKNSGQHSKRARGQYFEQIAEAYLVQQGGELIDRNTTYKGGELDLIFWLENHLVFVEVRYREQADHGHPLETITHTKQQRLLKAARIFLQHHPQLQNQPMRFDIVYFLANEQPNWLKNAIIAW from the coding sequence ATGTCTATATCGACCACCAAAAAAAATAGCGGCCAACACAGCAAGCGCGCCCGTGGTCAGTATTTTGAACAGATCGCTGAAGCCTATCTTGTTCAACAAGGTGGCGAATTAATTGATCGCAATACGACCTACAAAGGCGGTGAACTGGATTTGATTTTTTGGCTTGAAAACCACCTGGTGTTTGTAGAAGTGCGCTATCGTGAACAGGCTGATCACGGCCATCCCTTAGAAACGATTACCCATACCAAACAACAACGACTACTTAAGGCAGCACGTATATTCTTACAACATCATCCGCAGTTACAAAATCAACCCATGCGTTTTGATATCGTTTACTTTTTAGCTAATGAACAACCCAACTGGCTAAAAAACGCCATCATTGCCTGGTAA
- the rpoD gene encoding RNA polymerase sigma factor RpoD, whose amino-acid sequence MTKVERKQQLIDLIERAKDLGYLTYADVNDVLPDDIEEDQLSQVLTILGDFGIPLFDTAPEEDELITKEGGAFDEAAAEAAILALAEVDSEFGRTTDPVRMYMREMGSVELLTRKGEIDIAKRIESNIRDMLDSLSKYPMCAEKILRAFQKMDDGEGKLADVIQGFIDPNDLEDVQVEDLSADSDNNSEPKDDSIDQALIDAFLADLEKLHRDAVKAEDLHGSSDPKAKKKRQLVVDHLRTVKLVPLFTNGVIRDIKIKISQIREQERVIVNAVVRNVKIPRTRFVELFVGNETSPEFVDMLIGEYTDKTDLLEEVRQDVKRAQKRLALIEKSEKMAISYYKKVYKDLSKSESQARAAKREMIEANLRLVISIAKKYTNRGLQFLDLIQEGNIGLMKAVDKFEYRRGYKFSTYATWWIRQAITRSIADQARTIRIPVHMIETINKLNRIQRQLLQKMGREPTPEELAEEMEMPEDKIRKVMKIAKEPISMETPIGDDEDSSLGDFIEDSNILSPSDSADLEGMSETVREMLSTLTPREAKVLRMRFGLGMNTDHTLEEVGKQFDVTRERIRQIEAKALRKLRHPSRAERLRSFLD is encoded by the coding sequence ATGACAAAAGTAGAAAGAAAGCAACAATTAATTGATCTTATCGAAAGAGCGAAGGATTTAGGCTACCTAACCTATGCTGATGTAAATGATGTTCTGCCCGACGATATTGAAGAGGATCAACTCAGTCAAGTTCTTACCATCTTGGGTGATTTTGGTATTCCATTATTTGATACCGCGCCTGAAGAGGATGAATTGATTACCAAAGAGGGTGGCGCTTTCGATGAAGCGGCTGCTGAAGCCGCCATTCTAGCACTGGCCGAAGTAGACTCTGAATTTGGTCGTACCACAGACCCAGTACGTATGTATATGCGTGAGATGGGGTCGGTTGAGCTATTAACACGCAAAGGTGAAATTGATATTGCCAAGCGTATTGAATCGAATATTCGTGACATGCTCGACTCCTTGTCTAAATATCCCATGTGTGCCGAAAAAATTCTGCGCGCATTTCAGAAAATGGATGATGGTGAAGGGAAGTTAGCCGATGTTATTCAGGGGTTTATTGATCCTAATGACTTGGAAGATGTTCAGGTTGAGGACTTAAGTGCTGACTCTGACAACAATTCGGAACCAAAAGATGATTCAATCGATCAGGCCTTAATTGATGCGTTCTTGGCAGACCTTGAGAAATTGCATCGTGACGCTGTAAAAGCAGAGGATCTGCATGGCTCTAGTGATCCAAAGGCGAAGAAAAAACGCCAACTTGTTGTCGATCATTTACGTACCGTAAAACTTGTGCCCTTGTTTACAAACGGGGTTATTCGCGACATTAAGATTAAGATTTCGCAAATTCGCGAGCAAGAGCGTGTCATTGTGAATGCCGTTGTTCGTAATGTTAAGATTCCGCGCACGCGATTTGTCGAATTGTTTGTGGGTAACGAAACAAGCCCAGAATTTGTCGATATGTTAATTGGTGAGTACACAGATAAGACCGATTTACTTGAAGAAGTGCGACAGGACGTTAAGCGTGCTCAAAAGCGCTTAGCCTTAATTGAAAAATCTGAAAAAATGGCTATAAGTTATTACAAAAAAGTCTATAAAGATTTGAGTAAATCTGAAAGCCAAGCGCGAGCCGCCAAGCGTGAAATGATCGAAGCGAACCTGCGTTTGGTTATTTCGATTGCAAAAAAATATACTAACCGTGGCTTACAGTTCTTGGATTTGATTCAAGAAGGAAATATCGGTCTAATGAAAGCGGTTGATAAGTTTGAATACCGCCGTGGTTACAAGTTCTCAACCTATGCTACCTGGTGGATTCGTCAAGCAATTACTCGTTCGATTGCCGACCAGGCACGTACAATCCGTATTCCGGTGCATATGATTGAGACGATCAATAAACTGAATCGCATCCAACGTCAGTTACTGCAAAAAATGGGGCGCGAACCGACCCCTGAGGAACTGGCAGAAGAAATGGAAATGCCAGAGGATAAAATTCGCAAGGTGATGAAAATCGCCAAAGAGCCGATTTCAATGGAAACGCCCATCGGTGATGATGAAGATTCTTCATTGGGCGATTTTATTGAGGACTCTAATATTTTGTCACCATCCGATTCAGCAGACTTGGAAGGCATGAGTGAAACTGTGCGTGAAATGCTCAGTACCTTAACGCCGCGTGAAGCCAAAGTGTTGCGTATGCGTTTTGGCTTGGGCATGAATACGGATCACACTCTTGAGGAAGTCGGCAAGCAGTTTGATGTGACCCGAGAACGTATTCGTCAAATAGAGGCTAAGGCATTGCGTAAGTTGCGTCATCCAAGCCGTGCTGAACGTCTGCGCAGTTTTCTTGATTAA
- the rpsU gene encoding 30S ribosomal protein S21, with the protein MPIVKVRDTEPFDVALRRFKRACEKAGVLTESRKREYYEKPTWAKKRMKAAAVKRLAKRLSRERRRLNGRPF; encoded by the coding sequence ATGCCAATTGTAAAAGTTAGAGATACAGAGCCTTTTGACGTGGCACTACGTCGTTTTAAACGTGCTTGCGAAAAAGCAGGCGTGTTAACTGAATCACGCAAGCGCGAGTACTATGAAAAGCCAACTTGGGCGAAGAAACGCATGAAGGCTGCGGCTGTTAAGCGTTTAGCTAAGCGCTTGTCACGTGAACGTCGCCGTTTGAATGGTCGTCCATTTTAA
- a CDS encoding penicillin-binding protein activator, with amino-acid sequence MKTLAILASITAVLLLSACAPISSIREPVTQQDEMLIVAPEAPIAGTPTLIEQRQTALREQNWATYLDRTETLLFVSEPEQQNQLLLETYAQLQEIPTAFWQQSPVLRHQAWSSIATTHQITPSFQGAWLESTQSLFHDHPPTQQLTQLMLAKIRSPGSQRIAILLPYDNRTQTLSHQIRAGILAAYWQTAQQHQLLFFNLDDFDSPLDAFEATQQAGADWVIGPFDRNTVDALAPVANDRVVFLNAAPSAPASWQLPFGTTDTLDQLIQHIDQHHYCNLAVLYADQPANIEQIAHLSELWLNTLGHRIIPLSFEPNQRNLRDELGRALLSDQSQVRANFLQRTIGNSLTFFPRHRADWHAILLLGEREYLSNIRPQLDFFQVNLPTYATDTLMPSEFRVDHLEPDLKNIHFLSYPGVLSPELITSPLAALGWDSFLITQYHQALTDGLSLNGATGKLRRQNNGLLSRQLILVNFNNRGQLIVDSSQPNSRPFAGFTGEPAPLHPRDRLERQQELLELITQPSF; translated from the coding sequence GTGAAAACCCTCGCCATACTTGCAAGTATCACCGCTGTTCTCCTGCTAAGTGCTTGTGCGCCTATTAGTTCAATACGCGAACCCGTTACCCAACAAGATGAAATGCTTATTGTAGCACCCGAAGCCCCAATAGCTGGAACACCTACATTAATTGAACAACGTCAGACCGCACTACGCGAACAAAACTGGGCCACCTATCTGGACAGAACTGAAACGCTTTTATTTGTTAGCGAACCTGAACAACAAAACCAACTCTTGCTTGAAACATACGCGCAATTACAGGAAATTCCCACAGCTTTTTGGCAGCAGAGCCCTGTTTTACGCCACCAGGCCTGGTCAAGCATAGCCACAACACATCAAATCACTCCCTCTTTTCAGGGCGCGTGGCTTGAAAGCACCCAGTCACTCTTTCATGACCACCCACCTACTCAGCAATTAACGCAATTAATGCTTGCTAAAATCCGGTCACCCGGATCGCAGCGTATCGCTATTTTACTGCCATATGATAACCGCACCCAGACACTATCTCATCAAATCCGAGCGGGTATCCTAGCCGCCTACTGGCAAACTGCGCAACAACATCAATTACTGTTTTTTAATCTTGATGATTTTGACTCGCCACTCGATGCCTTCGAAGCTACACAACAAGCAGGTGCCGACTGGGTCATTGGTCCATTTGACCGTAATACGGTTGATGCACTTGCACCCGTTGCGAATGATAGAGTGGTTTTTCTAAACGCGGCACCTAGCGCACCAGCGTCATGGCAACTACCTTTTGGGACAACCGATACGCTAGACCAACTTATCCAACATATTGATCAACACCATTACTGCAACCTAGCCGTTCTCTACGCAGACCAACCGGCCAATATCGAACAGATTGCTCACCTGAGTGAGTTGTGGCTGAACACTTTGGGACATCGGATAATACCTTTATCTTTTGAGCCCAATCAACGCAACCTCCGCGATGAGTTAGGCCGTGCGCTTCTGAGTGACCAGAGTCAAGTACGCGCTAATTTTCTTCAACGCACCATAGGTAACAGTCTAACTTTTTTCCCTCGACATCGAGCAGATTGGCATGCCATTTTGTTACTTGGCGAACGTGAATATTTAAGCAATATTCGACCCCAGCTCGATTTCTTTCAAGTCAACCTTCCAACCTATGCCACTGACACACTAATGCCTAGTGAATTCCGGGTAGACCACTTAGAACCTGACTTAAAAAATATTCACTTTCTAAGTTATCCTGGGGTTTTAAGCCCAGAATTAATTACATCCCCTCTTGCGGCCCTAGGCTGGGATAGTTTTTTAATTACACAGTATCATCAAGCCCTAACCGATGGATTAAGCCTTAACGGGGCGACAGGAAAGTTGCGCCGACAGAATAATGGTTTACTCAGTCGTCAGCTAATACTAGTGAACTTTAATAACCGCGGACAACTAATCGTGGATTCATCCCAACCCAACAGCCGTCCATTTGCTGGATTTACGGGAGAACCTGCCCCACTGCACCCGCGAGACCGACTAGAACGTCAACAAGAGTTACTTGAACTAATCACACAGCCTTCTTTTTAG
- the tsaD gene encoding tRNA (adenosine(37)-N6)-threonylcarbamoyltransferase complex transferase subunit TsaD has product MASGLTVLGIESSCDESAVAIYDTSAGLLGHHLFSQIELHQIYGGVVPELASRDHIRKMIPLIKQLMNEVNQSQIEPIKVDAIAYTQGPGLMGALLSGSAIAASLAYAWKVPALGVHHMEGHLLAPMLETNPPAFPFIALLISGGHTQIIRVDDIGQYKLLGDTLDDAAGEAFDKTAKMLGLGYPGGPIVSKYALNGDPDRYHFPRPMLDRPGLDMSFSGLKTFSLNTWQNAVKQGVDTDQTRADICRAFELAVAETLTVKCKRALIATGINRLVVSGGVSANRAIRASLTALMQQRGGEAYFPRLEFCTDNAAMIAFAGAQRLQAGQHNPTLNFSAKARWPLEQLNPPSEFA; this is encoded by the coding sequence ATGGCTTCAGGTTTAACGGTTCTAGGTATCGAAAGCTCTTGCGATGAATCCGCTGTCGCCATTTATGACACATCAGCAGGCCTGCTCGGCCATCATTTATTTAGCCAAATCGAACTTCATCAAATCTATGGCGGCGTTGTGCCCGAACTGGCATCACGTGACCATATTCGAAAAATGATTCCACTCATTAAGCAACTCATGAACGAGGTTAATCAGTCACAAATCGAGCCAATTAAGGTCGATGCCATAGCCTACACTCAGGGCCCTGGTTTAATGGGGGCCCTATTATCTGGGTCGGCAATTGCTGCCAGTTTAGCTTATGCTTGGAAGGTCCCTGCCCTTGGCGTGCACCATATGGAGGGGCATTTGCTCGCACCCATGTTAGAAACCAATCCACCGGCCTTCCCATTTATTGCATTATTAATATCAGGTGGGCATACCCAAATCATACGCGTTGATGATATTGGACAGTATAAACTCCTTGGCGACACACTCGATGATGCCGCGGGAGAAGCCTTCGATAAAACGGCTAAAATGCTGGGACTTGGCTACCCCGGCGGACCTATTGTTTCAAAATATGCATTAAACGGCGACCCCGACCGATACCACTTTCCACGCCCTATGCTAGACCGTCCCGGACTAGATATGAGTTTTAGCGGACTAAAAACCTTTAGTCTAAATACCTGGCAAAATGCGGTTAAACAAGGAGTCGACACAGACCAAACGCGAGCGGATATATGCCGTGCCTTTGAACTCGCCGTCGCAGAAACACTAACCGTTAAGTGCAAGCGTGCCTTAATTGCGACCGGCATAAATCGTCTCGTCGTATCGGGTGGCGTCAGTGCTAACCGTGCGATTCGCGCTAGCTTAACGGCGCTGATGCAACAGCGTGGTGGTGAAGCCTACTTCCCTCGCCTCGAGTTTTGCACCGACAATGCGGCAATGATTGCTTTTGCGGGTGCTCAGCGCCTACAAGCCGGTCAGCACAATCCCACACTTAATTTTTCAGCAAAGGCACGCTGGCCACTCGAACAACTGAACCCACCTAGCGAGTTCGCTTAA
- the dnaG gene encoding DNA primase yields MQGTIPRDFIDQLLARVNLVDVINARVPLKKAGATYKACCPFHQEKTPSFNVNPTKQFYHCFGCGAHGDAISFLVEHDGLSFVEAVEVLAQQVGMTVPRQKLSKQQQKVQQQRIERERDLYDVSHAVAKFYRQQLREHSSSDEAKAYLRQRGLTPEVAKRFIIGFAPPGWSTLVPGLSADVRLTQQLIELGLLVEKSEDKVYDRFRHRIMFPIRNGKGQVIAFGGRVLSEEDKPKYLNSPESPIFHKSDTLYGLYEWRKSRDASGYLIVVEGYMDVVALAQFGVDNAVATLGTAITESHCQILFNQVDTLMFCFDGDRAGLNAAWKALELVLPFIGGQRSVKFLFLAEGEDPDSTVRQLGAQGFFDLVEDALPLSDFWMQSLLTKLSVSTAHPEGRQQLVTLAQPYIMRATALYQYLLLELLAQQVDLPVWRLERQMGLKTGYTPLSQGGRVAKNSVSPRHHNASSSVVKPSMSLAKYLVRILLIKPQWAGQLALVLGNLLQATKNQDARMLLALLKCYQVTPPQQTQLLAEFTDYYASQLQYIEAQPLPDTDEELSPMFENMAIRLADELEKALLKRQVHQGDALDDLQEFLTERKK; encoded by the coding sequence ATGCAAGGGACCATACCGCGCGACTTTATTGATCAGTTGCTTGCTCGCGTCAATCTTGTTGATGTTATTAACGCCCGTGTTCCTTTAAAAAAAGCAGGTGCAACCTACAAGGCGTGTTGCCCGTTTCATCAAGAAAAAACACCTTCCTTTAATGTTAATCCGACTAAACAGTTCTACCATTGCTTTGGATGTGGCGCTCATGGTGATGCCATTTCATTTTTGGTTGAGCATGACGGGTTAAGCTTTGTAGAAGCTGTTGAGGTGTTGGCGCAGCAAGTTGGTATGACTGTTCCACGTCAAAAGCTGTCTAAGCAACAGCAAAAGGTTCAACAGCAACGTATTGAACGTGAGCGTGACCTTTATGATGTATCCCATGCTGTTGCGAAGTTTTATCGTCAGCAATTGCGTGAGCATTCTTCATCTGATGAGGCTAAAGCGTATCTTCGTCAGCGTGGGTTAACACCGGAGGTGGCTAAGCGATTCATAATTGGGTTTGCACCACCAGGCTGGTCAACATTGGTTCCGGGTCTTTCTGCTGATGTACGTCTAACCCAGCAACTGATTGAGCTCGGATTGTTGGTAGAAAAGTCCGAAGATAAAGTCTACGACCGTTTTCGACATCGGATCATGTTTCCAATTCGCAATGGTAAGGGGCAGGTTATTGCATTTGGCGGGCGAGTGCTGAGTGAAGAAGATAAACCCAAGTATTTAAATTCGCCAGAAAGCCCGATTTTCCATAAAAGCGATACGCTTTATGGATTGTATGAGTGGCGAAAAAGTCGAGATGCCTCTGGTTATTTAATTGTGGTTGAAGGCTATATGGATGTTGTGGCATTGGCGCAGTTTGGCGTTGATAATGCTGTTGCTACCTTAGGTACAGCGATTACAGAGTCGCATTGCCAAATTCTTTTTAATCAGGTTGATACTTTGATGTTCTGTTTTGATGGAGACCGTGCCGGCTTAAATGCGGCCTGGAAGGCATTAGAGCTAGTGCTACCATTCATAGGTGGTCAGCGATCCGTTAAGTTTTTGTTTTTGGCTGAGGGTGAGGATCCAGACTCGACTGTGCGTCAGCTGGGGGCGCAAGGTTTTTTTGACTTGGTCGAGGATGCGTTGCCCTTGTCGGATTTTTGGATGCAAAGCCTGTTAACAAAGCTTAGCGTTTCAACAGCACATCCAGAAGGGCGTCAGCAGTTAGTGACCTTGGCGCAGCCCTATATTATGCGTGCAACGGCTTTGTATCAGTATCTTTTGTTGGAGCTGTTGGCTCAGCAAGTTGATTTGCCAGTGTGGCGTTTAGAGCGTCAAATGGGTTTAAAAACAGGATATACGCCACTCTCTCAGGGTGGTCGTGTGGCAAAAAATAGTGTTAGCCCGCGGCATCATAATGCTTCTTCCTCAGTAGTAAAACCGAGCATGTCGCTAGCAAAATATTTGGTGCGGATTTTGCTAATTAAACCACAGTGGGCAGGACAGCTTGCGCTGGTGTTAGGGAATCTGTTGCAGGCAACTAAAAACCAGGATGCACGAATGCTTTTGGCGTTGCTAAAGTGTTATCAGGTTACGCCACCACAGCAAACCCAGCTACTGGCAGAGTTTACTGACTACTATGCCTCGCAGCTGCAATATATAGAAGCACAACCTTTGCCAGATACGGATGAAGAGTTAAGTCCCATGTTTGAAAATATGGCTATTCGCTTAGCCGATGAGTTAGAAAAAGCATTATTAAAGCGCCAAGTGCACCAAGGTGACGCACTGGATGATTTGCAGGAATTTTTAACAGAGCGAAAAAAATAG
- the rsmH gene encoding 16S rRNA (cytosine(1402)-N(4))-methyltransferase RsmH yields MSESVGHFSVLLPESLAGLAIKSDGFYIDGTFGRGGHSRAILAQLGPQGRLVAFDQDPEAVAYAKASITDSRFDIVYGSFADLHSVAEQAGWMEKVDGILLDLGVSSPQLDEAERGFSFMREGPLDMRMNPAAGLSAKDWLIAVEEAKLAQVLKHFGEERFAYKIARAVSHDAKAGLVNTTKDLADLVSRVVPKKDKHKHPATRTFQAIRIAVNGELDALKQVLDASLAVLAPGGRLSVISFHSLEDRIVKQFMRDQSQVKDLFPDLPILVATSEARLKRIGKAIFPSEEECLQNVRSRSAVLRIAEKV; encoded by the coding sequence ATGAGCGAGTCAGTAGGTCATTTTTCTGTATTGCTGCCAGAAAGTTTGGCCGGTTTGGCGATTAAAAGCGATGGGTTTTATATTGATGGTACCTTTGGTCGCGGTGGCCATAGTCGTGCCATATTGGCACAGTTAGGCCCTCAAGGGCGACTGGTGGCGTTTGATCAGGATCCAGAAGCGGTGGCTTATGCCAAGGCGAGTATTACAGATAGCCGTTTTGATATCGTTTACGGCAGTTTTGCGGATTTACACTCGGTTGCTGAGCAGGCCGGCTGGATGGAAAAGGTTGATGGCATTCTATTGGATTTGGGAGTGTCATCGCCGCAGTTGGATGAAGCGGAGCGTGGCTTTAGTTTTATGCGAGAGGGTCCGCTAGATATGCGGATGAATCCAGCGGCTGGGCTCAGTGCCAAAGATTGGTTGATTGCTGTTGAGGAAGCAAAGTTGGCGCAGGTATTAAAGCATTTTGGCGAAGAGCGGTTTGCTTACAAAATTGCTCGTGCGGTGAGTCATGATGCCAAAGCAGGCCTGGTTAATACGACAAAAGATTTAGCCGATTTAGTGTCGCGGGTTGTGCCAAAAAAAGACAAGCATAAGCATCCAGCAACACGAACGTTTCAAGCTATACGGATTGCTGTTAACGGCGAACTGGATGCTTTAAAACAAGTATTGGATGCCAGTTTGGCGGTTTTGGCACCTGGCGGGCGATTAAGTGTGATTAGCTTTCATTCTTTAGAGGATCGCATCGTCAAACAGTTTATGCGGGACCAGTCGCAAGTTAAGGATTTGTTTCCTGATTTGCCAATATTGGTGGCTACAAGTGAGGCAAGGTTAAAGCGTATCGGTAAAGCTATTTTTCCCAGTGAAGAGGAGTGCTTACAAAATGTGCGTTCTCGCAGTGCCGTATTACGAATAGCAGAAAAAGTGTAA
- the rsmI gene encoding 16S rRNA (cytidine(1402)-2'-O)-methyltransferase — translation MELLEKSTLYVVATPLGNLADISQRALTVLAQADWIAAEDTRHSQKLLTHFGINNRLISLHNYNERARIEMLQTRLALGEVGAIISDAGTPLISDPGYHLVNALRQAGLQVRPVPGPSAMIAALSVSGIATDRFYFEGFLPAKSAKRLTRLKELSQVEATLVFYEAPHRLIACLEDLSLAMGPERLVCVAREMTKQYEEFLKGTLAEVQDYFAQQPDKVRGELVLVVDGAQASQTDDQAWQTLVMAMLTQQVSVKTVAEVVAEHYQLPKKTVYQWAQSAKNQMD, via the coding sequence ATGGAATTGTTGGAAAAAAGCACGCTTTACGTTGTTGCGACCCCATTAGGTAATCTGGCAGACATTAGTCAGCGCGCTTTGACCGTGCTTGCGCAAGCCGATTGGATTGCTGCCGAGGATACACGGCATTCACAAAAGTTACTGACACATTTTGGCATTAATAACCGCCTAATTAGTTTGCACAACTACAATGAGCGGGCTCGCATTGAAATGCTGCAGACACGACTGGCGTTGGGCGAAGTGGGGGCGATAATTTCAGATGCCGGAACGCCACTCATTAGTGATCCAGGCTATCATTTGGTTAATGCATTGCGCCAAGCAGGCCTGCAGGTTAGGCCTGTGCCTGGGCCCAGTGCGATGATTGCCGCCTTGTCTGTTTCGGGTATTGCTACAGACCGTTTTTACTTTGAAGGCTTTTTGCCAGCGAAATCAGCGAAACGTTTGACTCGGCTCAAAGAGCTCAGTCAAGTTGAGGCAACGCTGGTTTTTTATGAAGCGCCTCATCGTTTGATCGCCTGCCTTGAGGACCTAAGTTTGGCAATGGGCCCAGAGCGGCTGGTGTGTGTGGCGCGTGAAATGACTAAGCAGTATGAAGAGTTTCTAAAGGGTACGCTTGCTGAAGTGCAAGATTACTTTGCCCAACAACCTGATAAAGTTCGAGGTGAGTTAGTGCTGGTCGTTGACGGTGCACAAGCAAGCCAAACGGATGACCAGGCCTGGCAAACATTGGTGATGGCTATGTTGACACAACAGGTAAGCGTCAAAACGGTAGCCGAGGTGGTTGCTGAGCATTATCAGTTACCCAAAAAAACGGTTTACCAATGGGCGCAGTCTGCCAAAAATCAAATGGACTAG
- a CDS encoding GatB/YqeY domain-containing protein, whose translation MDYKSKLTDEMKRCMKAGEKSRLLVVRTLLAAIKQQEVDQQTTLNDEHILAVLDKALKQRKESIAQFEAAGRHDLVANEASEMAVIQDFMPQQLSEAEIASRIDQAFNEVSPSGMQDMGKVMALLKPQMQGRADMAKVSQLIKAKLG comes from the coding sequence ATGGATTATAAGTCTAAGCTAACAGATGAAATGAAACGCTGCATGAAAGCGGGTGAGAAATCACGTCTGTTAGTGGTCAGAACGCTACTTGCCGCCATCAAGCAACAGGAAGTTGATCAGCAGACGACGCTAAACGATGAGCATATCTTAGCGGTGCTTGATAAAGCCCTAAAGCAAAGAAAAGAGTCGATTGCTCAGTTTGAAGCCGCAGGTCGTCACGATTTAGTTGCAAATGAAGCGTCTGAAATGGCGGTGATTCAAGACTTCATGCCTCAACAACTTAGTGAAGCTGAAATTGCAAGTAGAATCGACCAAGCATTTAATGAAGTCAGCCCAAGTGGAATGCAAGATATGGGTAAGGTAATGGCTTTGCTTAAACCGCAAATGCAAGGTCGTGCCGACATGGCTAAGGTTAGTCAGCTTATTAAGGCCAAGCTTGGATAA
- a CDS encoding Dps family protein, producing MDINIGIDESTRKDIAAGLSRLLADSYVLFLKTHNYHWNVTGPMFNSLHMMFEQQYTELFTAVDEIAERIRSLGELAPGSFKRFNQLSQIQEEQDTPDADTMIRNLIAGQEAVVKTAREVIKIADAANDEPTLDLLTQRMQVHEKTAWMLRSLLSK from the coding sequence ATGGACATCAATATTGGAATTGACGAATCAACTCGTAAAGACATCGCAGCTGGTCTCTCTAGATTGCTTGCCGACTCCTACGTATTGTTTTTAAAAACACACAACTACCATTGGAACGTGACAGGGCCTATGTTTAACAGCCTACACATGATGTTTGAGCAACAATACACTGAGCTATTTACCGCTGTTGATGAAATTGCCGAACGTATTCGCTCATTAGGTGAGTTGGCACCAGGTTCCTTTAAACGCTTCAACCAACTCAGCCAAATTCAAGAAGAGCAAGATACGCCTGACGCTGACACCATGATTCGCAATCTTATTGCAGGGCAAGAAGCCGTGGTTAAAACAGCCAGAGAAGTTATTAAAATTGCCGATGCTGCTAATGACGAACCCACACTCGATCTCCTTACTCAGCGCATGCAGGTACATGAAAAAACGGCCTGGATGTTACGTAGTTTGCTTTCTAAGTAG
- the mraZ gene encoding division/cell wall cluster transcriptional repressor MraZ → MLFFRGINAINLDDKGRFAIPKRYRDSIADACDNHLIATIDLNSPCLLIYTQDEWEVIERKLISLPNMDPQARMVQRLLLGHASEIDLDAQGRMLLPSLLRDHAKLDKQAILLGQGNKFELWSLEAWDASRPDMLNSVQQLDGQGALANLSL, encoded by the coding sequence GTGCTATTTTTTCGAGGCATTAATGCAATCAATCTTGACGATAAGGGGCGCTTTGCTATTCCTAAGCGTTATCGCGACTCGATTGCGGATGCGTGCGACAACCATTTAATAGCAACAATTGACTTAAACAGTCCCTGCTTGCTGATTTACACTCAGGATGAATGGGAAGTGATTGAACGCAAATTAATCTCACTTCCTAATATGGATCCGCAGGCTCGTATGGTACAGCGCCTGTTGCTCGGCCACGCGTCTGAAATTGACCTTGATGCGCAAGGTCGTATGTTGTTACCTAGCTTGCTACGAGACCATGCAAAATTAGATAAACAGGCTATTTTGTTGGGTCAGGGTAATAAGTTTGAACTATGGAGTTTAGAGGCTTGGGACGCAAGTCGGCCGGATATGTTAAACAGTGTGCAGCAGCTTGATGGCCAAGGCGCCTTAGCAAACTTAAGTTTATGA